In a genomic window of Besnoitia besnoiti strain Bb-Ger1 chromosome XI, whole genome shotgun sequence:
- a CDS encoding hypothetical protein (encoded by transcript BESB_021020), which yields MQRPPDSGGAVLAMGEAGASTACGGRAVCSGNIRYVRRAEAGEQEGMWRIPASRACAEGSARTGRGPSSSAACVVASARARRQVDGEKAHGGHRSAECVYASHASTFPVPLRAKITTEPPQLSGFCPAPRRHSLSSCRLQPSGPLSPGRSSRGSRRFAARAVRAFLFLFLSLLLLLRLLRGCSLLAASTSGRQSAEPVSTDARHGPLEDSSLTSRVRCGLELPVLAPFSLLAVSCASAAFLAEPRERDEPTEGVSTPGALPWLLDVAGYRRASGREAADERRRGRGEAEPSRVPKLTGEDVDGGSESGWREEGRQASGSAVAPLAALTEELVEAPVRSDRVQSSHGGAAASNADMHPWRSLLATGVANSVEAATSPFASQPLVGGDALGGQPASAASESPYLHSSQPPFGLAFFAQPACSDPSSRSSSPYPSSAAAVLSTLPESSRPAAPTRSVPASRAPETSSASPPLPPADASSEGSPGAVPAREAPPAPAAVPSALPAFCGEKEDLSACDVVKDGTCYILAASSTRAAELLGPPTEPAQPHADEEEAAKFDGKRGERGELKLMERPGPPTSEVSGTREERRANGESPRRDVASSERDAHAGRGPTDRPGQLQNVRLLKDGLRIVSRGRIVIDADVQLLCRSALYAEERAKLRRLEEAAKRTAEKKRKYRADLASGRNRGGARRGGDANRSAGPRKPKKRSLLGFLFSAPRREQDDLFSLGEHADADNAGELRSPAESSPLPPSVSAAAAASQVDLRPPARESHAFPPEAASSFTAPALAASSGAPLVQDRVELCSGDVILFSPRSRLHCREIFLLSEREIVLQAGAEISANATSLLSADAIAQHRQAVGGAGSEASRADASTAARQQQTGEAAGVSREPDALHLDGGSRGGPLSADADANKGLQAAELTDARRRPTADGSASTQDKRETSSASSSSAWGAIASLRSDSIRLRGGSYGGVGGRLAQATCQDEGADDPHTSLPTHELTYGSPFLPVHLGVAGRLVAESAVALAVSGPRASQPSDTRLPNALEAPERAGIEAPRGGGLVLMYAGDRLVLDGGRISASGEEGWHADPQTEFSASGDGPAGAGARGSGERGEKDAEVRASAGRSDDKGTRLAAPGDNGSSSARAGEVGADKIKGCRTKTKSCSPAETEATTGQGKAGDAGARRREAGARSPVEAAAPRWLQTLTQWLVPPPLRRGDPKNQRWPPRGAGGGDDEVCDTRSEGVAQRAEHNCEPGKLTFPPLPAQATAGSGGSILLISGDIHLSRPLEGGGRLVAQGGGCRSAASLEARFRERQGRREFLFPSHPATANAEGERRRRGPTPGAGLRPDTAAQGVMGASRGSRDPRSFTRPEALAWEVPGAIPQAVEAEGCPDDRRRGWSCRGGGRIWKERRRQAKHRQQQRKAATAEASEARREAYVDDWLRDQAWGTALQEVAAASPCSFSARTLSSRW from the exons ATGCAACGGCCACCGGACAGTGGCGGTGCGGTGCTGGCGatgggggaggcgggggcgtcgacggcgtgcggcgggcgcgccgtgTGCAGCGGGAATATACGATATGTGCGCAGAGCCGAAGCGGGTGAACAGGAGGGCATGTGGAGAATTCCAGCTAGCAGAGCTTGCGCGGAAGGATCTGCACGGACGGGTCGTGGACCGTCCAGTTCGGCCGCTTGTGTGGTTGCCTCAGCGCGTGCCAGGAGACAAGTGGATGGCGAAAAGGCACACGGCGGCCACAGGAGTGCGGAGTGCGTGTACGCGTCCCATGCCTCCACTTTCCCCGTGCCACTTCGAGCAAAGATAACGACGGAACCACCGCAATTGTCAGGATTCTGCCCGGCGCCCCGCCGGCACAGCCTGTCTTCATGTCGTCTGCAACCGTCTGGGCCTCTGTCACCCGGCAGGTCTTCtcgaggctcgcgccgcttcgccgcccgcgccgtaCGGGCTTTTCTattcctttttctctccctgctcctcttgcttcgccttctgcgtggaTGTTCGCTGCTGGCTGCCTCCACTTCTGGGCGCCAGTCCGCCGAGCCGGTTTCGACAGACGCACGTCACGGGCCGCTCGAGGACTCCTCCCTCACTTCGCGCGTCCGCTGTGGCCTCGAACTCCCCGTCCTCGCGCCGttttccctcctcgccgtctcgtgCGCGTCAGCGGCGTTCCTGGCTGAACCGCGGGAACGGGACGAACCCACAGAGGGAGTGTCGACTCCGGGAGCTCTCCCGTGGCTGTTGGACGTGGCTGGCTATCGCCGGGCTTCCGgccgcgaagctgcggacgagaggcgacgagggcgaggagaagctgAACCGAGCCGGGTTCCGAAGCTCACGGGAGAGGACGTGGACGGAGGCAGTGAGTCCGGGTGGAGGGAGGAAGGACGACAGGCCTCTGGTTCCGCGGTAGCCCCTCTCGCAGCGCTGACTGAGGAGCTTGTCGAGGCCCCAGTTCGCTCTGACCGTGTTCAAAGCTCCCATGGTGGTGCAGCGGCATCTAACGCGGACATGCATCCATGGAGGAGCCTCCTTGCCACCGGAGTCGCAAATTCGGTAGAGGCCGCTACCTCGCCTTTCGCCTCCCAGccgctcgtcggcggcgacgcactgGGAGGCCAGCCGGCTTCAGCGGCCTCAGAGTCTCCCTACCTCCACTCCAGTCAGCCTCCCTTCGGCTTGGCCTTCTTCGCTCAGCCTGCGTGTTCGGATCCTTCGTCGCGCTCCTCGTCCCCGTAtccttcgtctgcagccgcagttCTGTCCACCCTTCCTGAGTCAAGCCGGCCGGCCGCTCCGACCCGCTCGGTCCCTGCCTCCcgggcgccggagacgtcctcggcttcgccgcctttGCCCCCTGCGGACGCGTCTTCGGAAGGATCTCCTGGAGCcgtgccggcgcgcgaggcgccccctgcgcctgctgccgtgCCCTCCGCTCTTCCGGCGTTTTGCGGGGAGAAAGAAGACCTCTCTGCGTGCGACGTAGTGAAGGACGGCACCTGCTACATtctcgcggcgtcttcgacCCGTGCGGCGGAGCTCCTGGGGCCTCCCACAgagcccgcgcagccgcatgcagacgaagaggaggctgcgaagTTCGACGGGAAGCGGGGTGAGCGAGGAGAGTTGAAGCTCATGGAGAGGCCCGGCCCGCCGACCTCCGAGGTCAGTGGCACGCGggaggagcggcgggcgAACGGAGAGAGCCCACGCAGGGACGTGGCCTCCAGCGAAcgagacgcgcatgcaggccgaGGACCAACAGACAGGCctgggcagctgcagaaTGTGCGGCTCTTGAAGGACGGGCTACGCAtcgtctctcgcgggcgcaTCGTCATCGACGCGGATGTGCAGCTGCTGTGCCGCTCAGCGTTGTACGCGGAGGAACGGGCAAAGCTTCGGCGCCTGGAAGAGGCTGCGAAGCggacagcggagaagaagaggaaataCCGCGCGGATCTGGCGAGCGGCAGAAATagaggaggagctcgaaGGGGCGGCGATGCGAATCGAAGTGCCGGGCCTCGGAAGCCGAAAAAAAGGTCCCTTCTGGGGTTCCTCTTTTCCGCTCCTCGTCGCGAGCAAGATGATCTCTTCTCGCTTGGGGAGCATGCGGACGCGGACAACGCGGGCGAACTACGGTCGCCGGCTGAATCGTCCCCGCTCCCTCCTTCggtttctgctgctgcggctgcgtcgcaggTCGATTTGCGTCCTCCAGCGCGTGAGTCTCATGCGTTTCCGCCTGAGGCGGCTTCATCGTTTACGGCCCCTGCCCTCGCCGCAtcctctggcgcgccgctcgtGCAGGATCGTGTTGAACTTTGCTCCGGGGACGTCATTCTCTtttcgccgcggtcgcggctccACTGCAGAGAGATTTTCTTACTATCGGAGCGCGAAATCGTTCTCCAAGCTGGTGCAGAGATTTCGGCCAACGCCACGAGTCTCCTTAGCGCGGACGCCATCGCCCAGCATCGCCAggctgtcggcggcgcggggtcggaggcctctcgcgcagacgccagcaccgcggcgaggcagcagcagactggcgaggccgccggtgTTTCTCGCGAGCCCGACGCCTTGCACCTAGACGGCGGGTCGCGAGGAGGCccgctctctgcagacgcagacgcgaacaAAGGActccaggcggcggagctgacagacgcgcgacgccggccgACCGCAGATGGAAGTGCAAGCACTCAAGATAAGAGGGAGACGTCTTCAGCTTCATCCAGTAGTGCTTGGGGCGCGATCGCCTCGCTGAGAAGTGACAGTATCCGGCTCCGAGGCGGAAGCTacggaggcgtcggcggaCGCCTGGCACAGGCGACGTGTcaagacgagggcgcggacg ATCCGCACACGTCGCTGCCTACGCACGAGCTGACGTACGGCTCGCCCTTCCTGCCGGTGCACCTCGGGGTCGCCGGCAGACTCGTCGCCGAGTCAGCCGTTGCCCTGGCCGTCAGCggcccgcgggcgtctcAGCCGAGCGACACGCGGCTGCCTAACGCGTTAGAGGCGCCCGAACGCGCTGGCATCGAGGCACCTCGCGGCGGGGGCCTCGTGCTGATGTACGCCGGCGACCGGCTGGTGCTCGACGGAGGACGAATCTCGGCTTCTGGCGAAGAGGGCTGGCACGCGGACCCGCAGACAGAGTTCAGCGCAAGCGGCGACGGAccagccggcgcgggcgccagaggcTCGGGCGAACGgggcgagaaggacgcggaagTCCGCGCGAGTGCCGGGAGGAGCGACGATAAGGGAACAAGACTGGCTGCGCCCGGCGACAATGGTAGTagttcggcgcgcgcgggcgaagtCGGCGCCGATAAGATAAAAGGGtgcaggacgaagacgaagagctgTAGCCCCGCAGAGACCGAGGCGACGACCGGCCAAGGCaaggccggcgacgcaggggcgagacgacgcgaggcaggggCAAGGAGCCCAgtggaggcggctgcgccccGATGGCTCCAGACGCTGACCCAGTGGCTCGTGCCCCCACCGCTGAGACGCGGGGACCCGAAAAACCAGAGAtggcctccgcgaggcgcgggtgGAGGCGACGATGAAGTATGCGACACACGCAgcgagggcgtcgcgcaAAGAGCGGAACACAACTGTGAGCCTGGCAAGCTTACTTTCCCGCCCttgccggcgcaggcgaccgcgggcAGCGGTGGTTCCATCCTTCTCATTTCAGGTGACATTCATCTCTCGCGACCTCTcgaggggggcggcaggcTGGTTGCTCAGGGCGGTGGGTGCCGGTCAGCGGCGTCACTGGAAGCGCGGTTTCGTGAGAGACAAGGGCGGCGGGAGTTTTTGTTTCCTTCTCATCCTGCGACCGCgaacgcggaaggcgagaggcgacggcgcgggcctACGCCGGGAGCGGGGCTCCGACCAgacacggcggcgcagggcgtcATGGGAGCCTCGCGAGGTAGCCGCGATCCGCGCAGCTTTACGCGCCCGGAGGCCCTTGCCTGGGAGGTCCCCGGTGCTATTCCACAGGCCGTAGAGGCCGAGGGCTGTCCGGATGACCGACGACGCGGATGGAGTTGCAGGGGCGGCGGACGAATCTGGAaagagagacggagacaggcgaagcACCGACAGCAGCAACGCAAagcagcgaccgcggaggcAAGCGAGGCCAGGCGCGAGGCGTATGTCGATGACTGGCTACGCGACCAAGCTTGGGGGACTGCGCTGCAGGAggtggcggccgcgtcgccctgttCGTTCAGCGCGCGCACCCTCTCGTCCCGCTGGTAA